The Terriglobia bacterium genome has a window encoding:
- a CDS encoding BglII/BstYI family type II restriction endonuclease has product MLERLRERGFEVQCESHAAAILDRDFPAALTDIEQALLNFEVPITEIIGSGGGETKGTQRLRRALTDLGWPYRSYEIRKTINDVPRESVSHEVDHVKAFTGEWEGTKEIALEIEWNNKDPFFDRDLENFKRLHAEGAISLGVVITRGTSLQRGMRDIVLRYAQDRHIDTFEDLARMGLGLTAPQRADVERRFRRTEDFPASWASVFVASKFGEATTHWRKLMDRVSRGVGSPCPLLLIGFPAQIVTFREAEPADDEAAPIDEIL; this is encoded by the coding sequence ATGTTGGAGAGGCTCAGGGAACGCGGGTTTGAAGTACAGTGCGAATCGCACGCGGCGGCGATTCTGGACCGAGATTTCCCAGCCGCTCTCACTGATATTGAACAAGCATTGCTCAACTTCGAGGTGCCCATCACCGAGATCATTGGCTCCGGCGGAGGTGAGACAAAGGGAACCCAGCGACTCCGTCGCGCTCTTACTGACTTGGGTTGGCCATACCGCAGCTACGAAATCAGAAAGACTATCAATGATGTGCCGAGGGAATCGGTTTCCCACGAAGTCGATCATGTGAAAGCATTTACGGGTGAATGGGAAGGCACAAAAGAAATTGCCCTTGAAATCGAGTGGAACAACAAAGATCCGTTCTTTGATCGCGACTTGGAGAACTTTAAGCGACTGCACGCGGAAGGGGCAATCAGCCTTGGCGTTGTAATCACACGCGGAACATCTCTGCAACGGGGGATGCGTGACATCGTACTCCGTTATGCACAGGACCGGCATATAGATACATTCGAGGATTTGGCTCGCATGGGGTTGGGACTTACGGCACCGCAACGAGCGGATGTCGAGCGTAGGTTCAGACGCACCGAAGATTTTCCTGCGTCGTGGGCGAGTGTCTTTGTTGCTAGTAAATTCGGCGAAGCAACAACGCATTGGAGAAAACTGATGGACAGAGTCAGTCGTGGCGTTGGTAGTCCCTGTCCATTACTGTTGATCGGTTTCCCCGCTCAAATCGTGACCTTCCGCGAAGCTGAACCCGCCGATGACGAAGCTGCCCCTATTGACGAGATTTTATGA
- a CDS encoding helix-turn-helix transcriptional regulator, which translates to MRFGIRLRHLRRKNGWTQVVMADTVGIDRSYISDMECGKKNVCLPTLEIIAQAFGMTIAQLLKGL; encoded by the coding sequence ATGCGGTTTGGAATCCGCTTGCGGCACCTTCGCAGGAAAAACGGCTGGACTCAAGTAGTCATGGCGGACACAGTGGGTATTGATCGCAGCTACATCTCGGACATGGAGTGCGGGAAGAAGAACGTTTGCTTGCCGACACTCGAGATCATTGCGCAAGCATTTGGGATGACGATCGCACAGCTTCTGAAGGGTTTGTAA
- a CDS encoding DUF3800 domain-containing protein produces the protein MQIVAIPTPTHLAFSDESQQNIGRFRGLGIITLPAEHLMPAQHEVSNLLAESGVTEFKWSKLRTARDRFAAVRIIEWVVRRLGTIRIDALTWDTKDSRHNVRSRDDQANFHRMYYHLFRNVLRTKWPVGACWRLYPDEQDSVNWNGLDEYLYRASMSSRMLRNPESFKVMFQREFSILQLQPCCSHEYPLIQVADLFVGMAVFSRERFDRYREWFDENTGQEHLYRAKEKFTGGESEKCTVLYELEGIMKKHRMPISFRSSRGLRTRKQSHPLNFWNYEPQHEADKAPAKNIPQQK, from the coding sequence ATGCAGATCGTGGCGATACCGACACCAACGCACTTAGCGTTCTCCGATGAGAGCCAGCAGAACATTGGGCGTTTTCGGGGATTAGGGATCATTACGCTTCCAGCAGAGCATCTTATGCCTGCTCAGCATGAGGTCTCCAACCTGTTGGCCGAGAGCGGCGTGACCGAATTCAAGTGGAGCAAACTGCGAACAGCGCGCGACAGGTTTGCTGCGGTCAGAATAATCGAGTGGGTCGTACGTAGGCTCGGGACTATTCGGATTGATGCGTTGACGTGGGACACCAAGGACTCGCGGCACAACGTCAGGAGCCGTGATGATCAGGCCAACTTCCATCGCATGTACTATCACCTCTTTCGCAACGTCCTACGCACAAAATGGCCGGTGGGCGCATGTTGGCGGCTTTATCCGGACGAGCAGGATTCGGTGAACTGGAACGGGCTGGACGAATACTTGTATCGGGCGAGCATGTCTTCTCGGATGTTGCGTAACCCTGAGTCCTTCAAGGTCATGTTTCAGCGCGAGTTTTCTATTCTGCAACTGCAACCGTGCTGCTCGCATGAATATCCCCTAATCCAAGTGGCTGATCTTTTCGTCGGGATGGCTGTATTCTCACGAGAACGCTTTGATCGTTACCGAGAATGGTTTGACGAGAACACAGGACAAGAGCACCTTTACCGAGCGAAGGAAAAGTTCACTGGTGGCGAGTCCGAGAAATGCACTGTGCTGTATGAGCTTGAAGGAATCATGAAGAAACACAGGATGCCTATATCGTTCCGTAGTAGTCGCGGACTCCGCACACGAAAACAATCTCATCCACTGAACTTCTGGAATTACGAACCTCAACACGAGGCAGACAAGGCTCCAGCCAAAAACATTCCGCAGCAAAAGTAA
- a CDS encoding ferritin-like domain-containing protein — protein sequence MALFSMDINNLKELFIAQLRGLYDGEDQIIDALPKLIEKANSPELKRALQQHLDITRQQKARLDQIFQGLGENASGQSSKGLKGIISEGDSLVSDAENASVRDATIIAAAQRVEHFEIAGYGTVRTYAQQLGRPEFARILEQIFSEEKEADQKLSEIAASINIEAKAA from the coding sequence ATGGCCCTGTTTTCCATGGATATCAACAACCTCAAAGAATTATTCATTGCGCAATTGCGAGGCCTGTATGACGGTGAGGACCAGATCATTGATGCCTTGCCGAAACTGATCGAGAAGGCGAACAGCCCTGAACTGAAGAGAGCTTTGCAGCAGCACCTCGACATCACACGTCAGCAGAAGGCCCGCCTGGACCAGATCTTCCAGGGCCTCGGCGAAAATGCCTCGGGACAGAGTTCGAAGGGACTGAAAGGCATTATCTCCGAAGGCGACAGCCTGGTGTCTGACGCCGAGAACGCTTCAGTACGCGACGCCACCATCATCGCCGCTGCACAGAGAGTCGAGCACTTCGAAATCGCCGGCTACGGGACGGTCAGAACCTACGCCCAGCAGCTGGGAAGACCGGAGTTCGCGCGGATCCTCGAACAGATCTTCAGCGAGGAGAAAGAAGCCGATCAGAAGCTGAGCGAAATCGCCGCCAGCATCAACATCGAAGCCAAGGCAGCTTAG
- a CDS encoding tetratricopeptide repeat protein codes for MQPFTEQADVTAPHVRAALQRIVTSVEFSRSPQLQRFLTFVVNEALSGRSERLKEYTIGVEVFARPASYDPRLDSLVRVEAKRLRDLLEHYYENNGKSEGVRVELPRGSYVPVFRAEKGGLDSTAVARKSHWSRTWILLPIATALLTGISAYFGVRTRQETAKIPRTIAVLPFENLSSDPENEYLCFGLLDEVTTDLAKHQNLRVIARTSSSRFKRGDDIATIARQLKADAILEGSVSKWGDRIRVTAQLINASDSVHLWAENFEGTGHDPLMVQNDVSQKIANAVALRMVGNGQSEHRPVQYSGNPEANLLYWKGAYFRKPIGTLNWRQNLAKSAEFFEGAVQKDPQFAAAYSALADVCATMGWESSGFSDTAEYMKCARESATHALALDDSISEAYAALATVQFSYDYDHVAAEKSFQRALQLNPSDARAHMWYAVALAPLGRFDESRSQARQAKELDPLSFATANQLAFIEYLARRYGEAGRVAREILDMDPKMASSHAILGVAYEAQGNRESAISEYKEAVAINANQQYSIGRLGRLYAIMGRQDEARTLVNEIEATRGTGVSSDVYQAYIFLGLLEFDNVFRHLDLAYARHDPDLPFIAVDPIFDPVRSDPRYIATLKKLRLR; via the coding sequence ATGCAGCCGTTCACGGAACAGGCCGATGTCACTGCACCCCACGTTCGCGCCGCGCTACAGCGAATCGTCACTTCGGTGGAATTCTCTCGCTCTCCACAACTGCAGCGTTTTTTGACGTTCGTTGTGAATGAAGCCCTTTCCGGGCGAAGCGAACGGTTAAAGGAATACACGATCGGGGTCGAAGTGTTTGCGCGGCCTGCGTCATACGATCCGCGGCTGGATTCATTGGTGCGAGTAGAAGCGAAGCGTCTTCGAGATCTGCTGGAGCATTACTACGAAAACAATGGGAAGTCTGAGGGCGTTCGGGTCGAGCTACCGAGGGGATCATATGTTCCGGTGTTTCGGGCGGAAAAGGGTGGGCTTGATTCGACTGCGGTTGCTCGGAAATCCCACTGGAGCCGTACCTGGATACTGCTGCCGATAGCGACGGCTTTGCTGACCGGCATCAGCGCCTACTTTGGTGTGCGAACCCGGCAGGAAACTGCCAAGATCCCTCGAACGATTGCAGTTCTGCCATTCGAAAACCTCAGCAGCGATCCGGAGAACGAGTACCTGTGCTTTGGATTGCTGGACGAAGTGACGACCGACCTGGCTAAACACCAGAATCTCCGCGTGATTGCGCGGACTTCTTCTTCCCGGTTCAAGCGCGGAGACGATATCGCAACCATTGCGCGCCAGTTGAAAGCGGACGCAATCCTGGAAGGAAGCGTCAGCAAGTGGGGAGACCGGATACGGGTAACGGCCCAGTTGATCAATGCGTCCGACTCGGTTCATCTGTGGGCGGAGAACTTCGAAGGCACCGGGCATGATCCGCTGATGGTGCAGAACGATGTCTCTCAGAAGATTGCGAACGCGGTCGCTCTTCGAATGGTCGGTAACGGGCAATCGGAACACCGACCTGTTCAATACAGCGGCAACCCGGAGGCGAACCTTCTTTATTGGAAAGGAGCCTACTTCCGGAAGCCGATCGGGACTCTGAACTGGAGACAGAATCTCGCGAAGAGTGCGGAGTTCTTTGAAGGGGCTGTCCAGAAGGACCCGCAATTTGCGGCAGCATACTCCGCGCTTGCCGATGTGTGCGCCACGATGGGATGGGAAAGCAGTGGATTCTCTGACACCGCGGAATACATGAAATGTGCAAGGGAATCCGCGACGCACGCACTGGCGCTCGATGACAGCATATCGGAAGCGTACGCTGCGCTGGCCACGGTTCAGTTCTCGTACGACTACGATCACGTTGCTGCGGAAAAGAGTTTTCAGCGCGCCCTGCAATTGAATCCCAGCGATGCAAGGGCTCACATGTGGTATGCGGTTGCTTTGGCACCGCTGGGCAGGTTCGATGAGTCGCGGTCGCAGGCGCGGCAGGCCAAGGAATTGGATCCGCTGTCATTTGCCACTGCGAACCAACTCGCATTTATTGAGTATCTTGCAAGGCGTTATGGCGAAGCGGGTCGCGTCGCGCGAGAAATCCTCGACATGGATCCGAAGATGGCTTCCTCGCACGCGATTCTCGGTGTCGCGTATGAGGCACAGGGAAATCGCGAGAGCGCGATCAGCGAGTACAAAGAGGCAGTGGCCATCAATGCCAACCAGCAGTATTCGATTGGGAGACTCGGGCGTCTCTACGCAATCATGGGGCGCCAGGATGAAGCCCGCACACTAGTGAACGAAATCGAGGCTACCCGCGGGACAGGGGTGTCCTCTGATGTCTACCAAGCCTACATCTTTCTGGGACTTCTCGAGTTCGATAACGTCTTCCGGCACCTCGATCTTGCCTATGCACGCCACGATCCTGACCTTCCGTTCATCGCGGTAGATCCGATTTTCGATCCAGTCCGTTCTGACCCGAGGTACATCGCAACACTGAAGAAACTTCGCTTGCGTTGA
- a CDS encoding sigma-70 family RNA polymerase sigma factor yields the protein MRPELAQATRLLQGNKSADLEQALKLIQNTVFSFSMRVCGHPEDAEDTMQDVLIKSLPYLRKIESPQALAVWLYKVTRNRCWMSRRRSKFAPEVTLSLEELMPDSEELASLTSHDAASPERQVVEKHEAERVQQAVLRIPPKYRLVLVLHDMEDLDTDEVSRITGLRPGTVRVRLHRARLFVRRELSAANSRPKGQSRRKNRKPVSCRQMFAGLSEYIDRRVDDLECERVQQHLLGCPACMAFVNDLARAVERCKALETPCQPKTADKLRKLLMQEYQRYSETPAH from the coding sequence ATGCGCCCCGAGCTGGCACAGGCAACGCGATTATTGCAAGGCAACAAATCCGCCGATCTTGAGCAAGCGCTCAAGCTTATACAAAACACCGTCTTCTCCTTCAGCATGAGAGTCTGCGGCCACCCCGAAGACGCCGAGGACACCATGCAGGACGTCCTCATCAAGTCGTTGCCCTATCTTCGCAAGATCGAAAGCCCGCAGGCGCTCGCCGTGTGGCTCTACAAGGTAACCCGCAACCGCTGCTGGATGAGCCGCCGCCGCAGCAAGTTCGCCCCCGAAGTCACCCTGTCTCTCGAAGAACTCATGCCGGACAGCGAAGAACTGGCATCGCTCACCTCCCACGACGCGGCCAGCCCCGAGCGTCAGGTTGTAGAGAAGCATGAGGCCGAACGGGTGCAGCAGGCGGTCCTCCGTATTCCGCCGAAATATCGCCTCGTACTGGTTCTCCACGACATGGAAGACCTCGACACCGACGAGGTCTCGCGGATTACCGGCCTGCGTCCCGGGACGGTTCGGGTTCGGCTGCATCGCGCCCGGTTGTTCGTTCGCCGCGAACTCTCGGCCGCGAATTCCAGGCCCAAAGGACAGTCTCGTCGGAAAAACCGCAAGCCCGTCAGTTGCCGCCAGATGTTCGCCGGCCTCTCCGAATATATTGACAGGCGCGTCGACGACCTTGAGTGCGAGCGCGTTCAGCAGCACCTGCTGGGCTGCCCCGCGTGCATGGCCTTCGTCAACGATCTCGCCCGTGCCGTCGAACGTTGCAAAGCCTTGGAAACCCCCTGCCAGCCCAAAACCGCCGACAAGCTTCGTAAGTTATTGATGCAAGAGTATCAACGATACTCCGAGACCCCCGCCCACTAG
- a CDS encoding TolC family protein encodes MQMNGIKLIRHLSLALAVAISASAFAQQAPPLTKAQAVAIALEKNPFRKMALADERAANAGIGMAQSSLFPRVTFSETATDGNDAVYAFGTRLRQARFTQADFAIDRLNYPDAIGNFSSKLGGEWNIFNSFQTSREISRARNLHLAAQQALSRADQEVIYRVLDSYYGVLLAQKQVELAEQTLKTAQALVDASSSRVQAGTSVEADLLSAKFNLASRQQDLIRARSNAKLSRTRLETALGTRLAPGQLPSEPLQDRTFPETASVDEIESRALSHRPDIQAVTSQLMAQQNGVKAAQSALGPQVNLFGSWEADNPHFTGGGNNNWMAGVEVRFDLFSRDKYAKVSVEKAQLSRAEAAKQVAEDNVRLDARRAYFDYDAARQMLDVSRSAVAQAEESLRIMRDRYDSGLVTITELLRAEDADRAGRTNYWESVYKDAISYAALQLATGDLNPQSPAVTQ; translated from the coding sequence ATGCAGATGAACGGGATTAAGCTAATTCGGCACTTGTCGCTCGCGCTGGCCGTCGCTATTTCCGCAAGTGCATTTGCACAGCAGGCGCCGCCCCTCACTAAGGCGCAGGCTGTGGCCATCGCGCTTGAGAAAAACCCTTTCCGCAAAATGGCCCTCGCCGACGAACGCGCGGCCAATGCCGGGATCGGCATGGCACAAAGCTCGCTCTTCCCACGCGTCACTTTTTCCGAAACCGCGACCGATGGCAACGATGCGGTGTACGCCTTCGGCACGCGGTTGCGCCAGGCAAGGTTCACGCAGGCCGACTTTGCCATTGACCGACTGAACTATCCCGACGCGATCGGCAACTTCTCCAGCAAATTAGGCGGCGAGTGGAACATCTTCAATTCGTTCCAGACCTCGCGCGAGATCAGCCGTGCGCGCAATCTTCACCTTGCGGCCCAGCAGGCGCTTTCGCGCGCCGACCAGGAAGTGATCTACCGCGTGCTCGACTCCTATTACGGTGTGCTGCTCGCACAGAAGCAGGTAGAACTCGCCGAGCAAACCCTTAAGACTGCGCAAGCCCTTGTCGATGCCAGCTCTTCACGAGTGCAGGCGGGTACCTCCGTCGAAGCCGATCTGCTTTCGGCGAAGTTCAACCTCGCCTCGCGCCAGCAGGATCTCATTCGTGCCCGCAGTAACGCCAAACTCTCCCGCACCCGCCTGGAGACGGCTCTCGGTACGCGTCTTGCTCCCGGCCAATTACCCAGCGAACCATTACAGGACCGCACGTTTCCCGAGACCGCCTCAGTCGACGAAATCGAATCGCGCGCGCTCAGCCATCGCCCCGATATTCAGGCCGTGACCTCGCAGTTGATGGCACAACAGAACGGAGTGAAAGCGGCGCAATCGGCTCTTGGTCCCCAGGTCAACCTCTTCGGTTCCTGGGAGGCCGACAATCCCCACTTCACTGGCGGTGGAAACAACAACTGGATGGCTGGAGTCGAGGTTCGCTTCGACCTGTTCTCGCGCGACAAGTACGCCAAGGTATCTGTCGAGAAGGCCCAGCTTAGCCGCGCCGAGGCAGCCAAGCAGGTCGCTGAAGACAACGTTCGTCTGGATGCACGTCGCGCTTACTTCGATTATGACGCCGCTCGCCAGATGCTCGACGTCTCGCGCAGCGCCGTAGCGCAAGCCGAAGAGAGCCTGCGCATCATGCGCGACCGCTACGACAGCGGTTTGGTGACCATCACCGAATTGCTTCGCGCCGAAGACGCCGATCGCGCCGGCCGCACCAACTACTGGGAATCGGTTTACAAGGACGCCATCAGCTACGCGGCCCTCCAACTTGCAACCGGGGACTTGAATCCACAAAGCCCGGCGGTGACCCAATGA
- a CDS encoding efflux RND transporter periplasmic adaptor subunit — translation MKKYLIIVFATAVFFLSMSCSSKKGSEPQKPENAGKVSVVKVSNSTIPDVLTAVGTVQAAETAQLAPQIMGTVMAVHVREGDPVRAGQVLVSIDPAQSKASLEGAQAALAASDHQLSAAQTQQKLAEETLARYNTLLQRKSVSPQEYDEVKARAQSAAAAAETARAQRLQAKAAVAQAQSGFNYTSIRAPFNGVVIERRVDPGALASPGAPVLTVESTGRFRLEATVDEASLRYVHMGETVPVSLDAYPGESLNGRVTQIVPAADPTSRTFLVKLELPSSKFVRSGLFGRAQFSRGERTAILIPNTSVVHRGALVGVFTVGQNQLAELRYVTLGNSVGDRVEVLSGLSPNDVVVSSPGDRELGGKQVEVQ, via the coding sequence ATGAAGAAATATCTCATCATCGTTTTCGCCACTGCAGTTTTCTTCCTGAGCATGAGCTGTTCCTCCAAAAAGGGAAGCGAGCCCCAGAAACCTGAGAACGCCGGCAAGGTCTCGGTCGTGAAGGTTTCCAACTCGACCATTCCCGATGTCCTGACCGCGGTCGGCACCGTTCAGGCCGCCGAGACTGCGCAACTTGCGCCGCAGATCATGGGAACCGTCATGGCCGTGCACGTTCGCGAAGGCGATCCCGTTCGCGCCGGACAGGTCCTCGTCAGCATCGATCCCGCACAGTCTAAGGCATCGCTCGAAGGCGCTCAGGCTGCACTCGCGGCTTCCGATCATCAACTCTCCGCCGCGCAGACACAGCAGAAACTTGCCGAGGAAACCCTCGCGCGCTACAACACACTGCTCCAGCGAAAGTCCGTCAGTCCGCAGGAGTACGACGAAGTGAAGGCGCGTGCTCAGTCTGCTGCCGCTGCGGCCGAAACCGCCCGCGCACAACGCCTGCAGGCAAAAGCCGCCGTTGCGCAGGCCCAATCCGGTTTTAACTACACTTCAATTCGCGCACCGTTCAATGGGGTCGTCATAGAACGGCGCGTCGACCCGGGCGCGCTCGCCTCCCCCGGCGCGCCCGTTTTGACTGTCGAGTCCACCGGCCGCTTCCGTCTCGAAGCCACCGTCGACGAAGCCAGCCTTCGCTACGTTCATATGGGCGAAACGGTCCCCGTTTCCCTCGACGCCTATCCGGGCGAATCGCTGAATGGCCGAGTGACGCAGATCGTTCCCGCCGCCGATCCCACCAGCCGTACGTTTCTCGTGAAACTGGAATTGCCGTCGTCTAAATTTGTTCGTTCCGGCCTGTTCGGCCGCGCCCAGTTTTCCCGCGGTGAACGCACGGCGATCCTCATCCCCAACACCTCTGTCGTCCACCGAGGCGCTCTCGTCGGCGTTTTCACCGTAGGACAGAACCAGTTGGCGGAATTGCGCTATGTGACACTGGGGAACTCCGTTGGCGATCGCGTCGAAGTCCTCTCCGGACTTTCTCCGAATGACGTCGTGGTTTCCTCGCCCGGTGATCGTGAACTCGGCGGGAAACAGGTCGAGGTGCAGTGA